A DNA window from Lagenorhynchus albirostris chromosome 5, mLagAlb1.1, whole genome shotgun sequence contains the following coding sequences:
- the NKIRAS1 gene encoding NF-kappa-B inhibitor-interacting Ras-like protein 1 isoform X3 produces MGKGCKVVVCGLLSVGKTAILEQLLYGNHTIGMEDCETMEDVYMASVETDRGVKEQLHLYDTRGLQEGVELPKHYFSFADGFVLVYSVNNLESFQRVELLKKEIDKFKDKKEPRKYRTEFNQDQHLTFCLCFFPCTT; encoded by the exons ATGGGAAAGGGCTGTAAGGTTGTGGTTTGTGGCTTGTTATCTGTGGGGAAAACGGCAATTTTGGAGCAGCTCCTTTATGGGAATCATACTATTG GAATGGAGGACTGTGAAACAATGGAAGATGTGTATATGGCTTCAGTGGAAACAGATCGGGGAGTCAAGGAACAGTTACATCTTTACGACACCAGAGGCCTACAGGAAGGCGTGGAGCTGCCAaagcattatttttcatttgctgaTGGCTTTGTTCTTGTGTACAGTGTGAATAACCTTGAATCCTTTCAAAGAGTGGAGcttctgaagaaagaaattgataAGTTCAAAGACAAAAAAGAG CCCAGGAAATACAGGACTGAGTTCAACCAGGACCAGCATCTGACTTTCTGCCTTTGCTTCTTCCCATGTACAACTTGA